In Triticum urartu cultivar G1812 chromosome 6, Tu2.1, whole genome shotgun sequence, the following proteins share a genomic window:
- the LOC125513773 gene encoding ribosomal RNA-processing protein 14, with protein MGRKPSASAAAAAAAADHDSTVASAKAAELLAAAADCEGIHGHSMFFDALVQLIPPRFYLSADDDVRPYYQGLSKAAKAAMKAQSRANIKAARRARLDPAGPPSSTLDLLKKSVADQEAEEKKEEEEDNSQDGSQESDDEATSEGGDDDQDNEEGDEEEEEEEEAEDEKQEMQMAPAAVVSEDRSVTYEELRERLQRRITELRGNRCTRPEFLNKPQKEKGKKGKGAKVKGKEEGTKRKREDGTGDAEGKDGKKHKKEGEEKAPDIMYGNVLVDPKEARRRKKRRIKNKKKELEQAKRMQRAKEDPKKATKMAWDVATRRAAGEKVHDNPKLIKESMKKDKKRQEKHAEEWKDRQRTVDIKKKQKQNKRKENIQGRAQEKKARKIEKREKKLMRPGFEGRKEGYVNE; from the coding sequence ATGGGCAGGAAACCCTCggcttccgccgccgccgccgctgcggCTGCGGACCACGATTCCACCGTCGCCAGCGCCAAGGCCGCCGAGCTCCTAGCAGCAGCCGCTGACTGCGAGGGTATCCATGGGCACTCCATGTTCTTCGACGCCCTCGTGCAGCTTATACCCCCGCGCTTCTACCTCTCCGCCGACGATGATGTTCGCCCCTACTACCAGGGCCTCTCCAAGGCCGCCAAGGCGGCCATGAAGGCTCAGTCCCGCGCCAATATCAAGGCTGCCCGCCGAGCCCGCCTCGACCCGGCGGGGCCGCCTTCCTCCACCCTGGACCTTCTCAAGAAGTCCGTCGCCGACcaagaggcggaggagaagaaggaagaggaggaggataACTCACAAGACGGAAGCCAGGAGTCCGACGACGAGGCAACCTCAGAGGGCGGCGACGATGACCAGGACAACGAGGAGGGAgatgaagaggaggaagaggaggaggaggcagaggatGAGAAGCAGGAGATGCAGATGGCCCCGGCAGCAGTTGTCTCTGAAGATCGGTCGGTGACTTACGAGGAGCTGCGAGAGCGGCTTCAACGCCGCATTACAGAGCTCCGTGGGAACCGGTGCACCAGGCCGGAGTTCCTGAATAAGCCCCAGAAGGAGAAGGGTAAGAAGGGAAAGGGTGCTAAAGTGAAGGGGAAGGAAGAGGGTACAAAGCGGAAGCGTGAGGATGGCACTGGGGATGCAGAGGGTAAGGATGGGAAGAAGCAcaagaaggaaggggaagagaagGCACCAGATATCATGTATGGCAATGTGTTGGTTGATCCAAAGGAAGCAAggcggaggaagaagaggaggatcaagaacaagaagaaggagCTGGAGCAGGCTAAGCGGATGCAGCGGGCAAAGGAGGATCCTAAAAAGGCCACCAAGATGGCCTGGGATGTGGCAACAAGGCGCGCGGCTGGGGAGAAGGTGCACGACAACCCCAAGTTGATTAAAGAGAGCATGAAGAAGGATAAGAAGCGGCAGGAGAAGCATGCGGAGGAGTGGAAGGACAGGCAGAGGACAGTGGACATCAAGAAGAAGCAGAAGCAGAATAAGCGGAAGGAGAACATCCAGGGCCGGGCGCAggagaagaaggcacgcaaaataGAGAAGCGCGAGAAGAAGCTTATGCGCCCTGGTTTTGAGGGGCGCAAGGAAGGCTATGTCAACGAGTGA